The Salmo trutta chromosome 6, fSalTru1.1, whole genome shotgun sequence genome has a window encoding:
- the LOC115196113 gene encoding zinc finger protein Dzip1 isoform X1, whose product MKSTMPFYNNVYYPYQSETQGTHSSAGIPSLLNSPLSQPSSSGRCPPAPPAMSASTSTTIPPFKFRPRRESVDWRRISAVDVDLVASELDFQTLQEHITGVTFCNVEGERCVRCQSPVDPALLKLFRLAQLTVEYLLHSQEYLTLSLGAAEERLQTQAHEHQQLLAQQQKQADQAKVLKTELKQRKKIIALNQQAMINMTNCHKCQHCDKAFMNSSFLQNHMQRRHPDEYDSQLRTGNQRKVKSIADEEEISRLKVQLSYTTSELESQRQALLAKASQERDQQSMHQDLMRKLESWKEEEHRKMEEMRDGFRREIEMLHNRNALLQQKVDLKMTTPERRPSPAPQQTDQDMDEKNKVVVQKMDQKHKKLEERFTSKIEKMKANHESEKNQWRDQFSRLESSVAEWQQQSQRQKEESDQRLQERDLIIVSQREQIKHMSSNPPTKVVEVPVIITAPAPEPKPKRVVKEQPPSAPKLDPIEELSEEDKDSSSVSEKKPVVVMKQPSSVTSVLRKNPNIKRELRPALEQALLEKLESLGVKPGLRGLGGSEYSDLMAKLCSERESTAKDIPDYWRHREDVAHTLRLRLKDKRTGSDSAPEQRVKPKQPTQVTQTRQLSSSLSSKVTQVMSGPPAAPAKQLQTTPQPAPRTLTSTLAKTSTPKTPPFSSDDESSSEEEEEEEEEPPQKPRQEQRVPHHRASQPRPTQPKTTPHHKLTLSKPVQARSSHPKQIQPITTQAQPYKPQQPRSTAVNTTKTAVTVVESEGEWTEGSELEEVDPQQLQNYKDQNGNVQKTTNNNLVKDLTKSLEKQLADRGPKKPLGGVSVLPERKDKDVVRELKYTNEDDEDDWDISSLDDLSVPAPVGKPTAPLRKSLESDSATSVWGTSTGKGQKTGLNEAGTGSTLKSSLVSVSDWSDDDI is encoded by the exons ATGAAATCAACGATG CCATTTTACAATAACGTCTATTACCCATACCAGTCAGAGACCCAAGGGACCCACTCATCAGCTGGGATCCCCTCTCTCCTAAACTCCCCCCTGAGCCAGCCCTCCTCCAGTGGCCGGTGTCCTCCAGCACCACCAGCCATGTCTGCCTCCACATCCACCACCATCCCGCCCTTCAAATTCCGGCCGCGGCGCGAGAGCGTTGACTGGCGCCGGATCAGCGCGGTGGACGTGGACCTGGTGGCCAGCGAGCTGGACTTCCAGACCCTGCAGGAGCACATCACAGGGGTGACCTTCTGCAACGTGGAGGGGGAGCGTTGTGTCCGCTGCCAGAGCCCCGTGGACCCGGCGCTGCTCAAGCTCTTCCGCCTGGCCCAGCTGACAGTGGAGTACCTGCTGCACTCCCAGGAGTACTTGACCCTGAGCCTGGGGGCGGCCGAGGAGAGGCTGCAGACCCAGGCCCACGAGCACCAGCAGCTCCTGGCCCAGCAGCAGAAGCAGGCGGACCAGGCCAAGGTACTGAAGACGGAGCTGAAGCAGAGGAAGAAAATCATTGCCCTCAACCAGCAGGCTATGATCAACATGACCAATTGCCATAAG TGTCAACATTGTGATAAAGCCTTCATGAATTCCTCCTTTCTCCAGAATCATATGCAACGTCGCCATCCAGACGAGTACGACAGCC AGTTAAGGACAGGCAACCAGAGGAAAGTGAAGAGCATTGCAGATGAAGAGGAGATCAGTCGGCTGAAAGTGCAGCTGAGTTACACCACATCTGAGCTGGAGTCACAGAGGCAAGCCCTCTTGGCCAAAGCCTCTCAG GAAAGAGACCAGCAGTCCATGCACCAGGATTTGATGAGAAAGCTAGAGAGCTGGAAGGAAGAAGAACACAGGAagatggaggagatgagagacGGTTTCCGGAGGGAGATAGAGATGCTTCACAACAGGAACGCTCTTCTTCAACAA AAAGTGGATCTCAAGATGACCACTCCTGAGAGGAGGCCCAGTCCTGCTCCCCAGCAGACTGACCAAGACATGgatgaaaaaaacaaggttgtgGTCCAGAAGATGGATCAGAAACACAAGAAACTG GAAGAAAGGTTTACATCAAAAATTGAAAAAATGAAGGCTAACCATGAGAGCGAAAAGAATCAG TGGCGGGATCAGTTTAGCAGGTTGGAGTCGTCTGTGGCGGAGTGGCAGCAGCAGAGCCAGAGGCAGAAGGAGGAGAGTGACCAGCGGCTTCAGGAGCGGGACCTAATCATCGTCTCTCAGCGAGAGCAG ATAAAGCATATGTCCTCAAATCCACCTACTAAAGTAGTTGAAGTTCCAG TGATCATAACAGCCCCTGCACCAGAGCCTAAACCAAAGAGAGTAGTGAAGG AGCAGCCTCCCTCTGCTCCTAAACTGGATCCTATAGAGGAGCTGTCTGAGGAGGACAAAG ACTCGTCCAGCGTGTCTGAGAAGAAGCCAGTTGTTGTAATGAAGCAGCCGTCTTCTGTGACCAGTGTCCTGAGGAAGAACCCCAACATCAAGAGAGAGCTGCGCCCCGCCCTGGAGCAGGCACTCCTAGAGAAGCTTGAGTCCCTGGGAGTCAAACCG GGTCTGAGGGGACTCGGAGGCAGCGAGTACAGTGATCTCATGGCTAAGTTGTGCTCGGAGAGAGAGAGTACGGCGAAGGACATTCCGGACTACTGGCGTCACCGTGAGGATGTGGCTCACACACTGCGTCTGAGACTGAAGGACAAGAGGACGGGGAGTGACTCTGCCCCCGAGCAGCGGGTCAAACCAAAACAACCCACTCAAG TGACCCAGACCAGACAGCTGTCCAGCAGCCTTTCCTCCAAGGTGACCCAAGTGATGTCAGGACCACCAGCAGCGCCTGCCAAACAGCTGCAGACGACCCCCCAGCCTGCCCCCCGGACCCTTACCAGTACCCTGGCCAAGACCTCCACTCCCAA GACCCCTCCCTTCAGCTCAGACGATGAGTCATcatcagaggaggaggaggaagaggaggaggagccaCCTCAGAAACCCAGACAGGAGCAGAGAGTCCCTCATCACAGAGCCTCCCAGCCCAGACCAACACAACCCAAGACCACCCCCCATCACAAACTCACCCTGTCCAAACCGGTCCAGGCCAGATCGAGCCACCCAAAACAGATCCAGCCCATTACCACCCAGGCTCAGCCATATAAACCCCAGCAGCCCAGAAGCACTGCGGTCAACACGACCAAGACGGCAGTCACTGTGGTAGAGAGCGAAGGAGAGTGGACAGAGGGGAGTGAGTTGGAGGAGGTCGACCCACAACAGCTCCAGAACTACAAAGACCAGAATGGGAACGTACAGAAGACTACAAACA ATAACCTGGTCAAGGACTTGACTAAGAGCCTGGAGAAGCAGCTTGCAGACAGAGGACCAAAGAAGCCACTAGGGGGAGTGAGCGTCTTACCAGAGAGGAAAGACAAAGACGTCGTACGGGAACTCAAG TATACAAACGAAGACGATGAGGATGACTGGGATATCTCCTCGTTGGATGACCTATCGGTACCCGCCCCCGTGGGCAAGCCCACCGCCCCCTTGAGGAAGAGCCTGGAATCAGACAGCGCTACCAGTGTCTGGGGAACATCCACCGGGAAGGGGCAGAAAACAG GTTTGAATGAAGCAGGAACCGGCAGCACTCTGAAGAGCAGCCTGGTCTCCGTCAGCGACTGGAGTGACGATGATATATAG
- the LOC115196113 gene encoding zinc finger protein Dzip1 isoform X2, with product MKSTMPFYNNVYYPYQSETQGTHSSAGIPSLLNSPLSQPSSSGRCPPAPPAMSASTSTTIPPFKFRPRRESVDWRRISAVDVDLVASELDFQTLQEHITGVTFCNVEGERCVRCQSPVDPALLKLFRLAQLTVEYLLHSQEYLTLSLGAAEERLQTQAHEHQQLLAQQQKQADQAKVLKTELKQRKKIIALNQQAMINMTNCHKNHMQRRHPDEYDSQLRTGNQRKVKSIADEEEISRLKVQLSYTTSELESQRQALLAKASQERDQQSMHQDLMRKLESWKEEEHRKMEEMRDGFRREIEMLHNRNALLQQKVDLKMTTPERRPSPAPQQTDQDMDEKNKVVVQKMDQKHKKLEERFTSKIEKMKANHESEKNQWRDQFSRLESSVAEWQQQSQRQKEESDQRLQERDLIIVSQREQIKHMSSNPPTKVVEVPVIITAPAPEPKPKRVVKEQPPSAPKLDPIEELSEEDKDSSSVSEKKPVVVMKQPSSVTSVLRKNPNIKRELRPALEQALLEKLESLGVKPGLRGLGGSEYSDLMAKLCSERESTAKDIPDYWRHREDVAHTLRLRLKDKRTGSDSAPEQRVKPKQPTQVTQTRQLSSSLSSKVTQVMSGPPAAPAKQLQTTPQPAPRTLTSTLAKTSTPKTPPFSSDDESSSEEEEEEEEEPPQKPRQEQRVPHHRASQPRPTQPKTTPHHKLTLSKPVQARSSHPKQIQPITTQAQPYKPQQPRSTAVNTTKTAVTVVESEGEWTEGSELEEVDPQQLQNYKDQNGNVQKTTNNNLVKDLTKSLEKQLADRGPKKPLGGVSVLPERKDKDVVRELKYTNEDDEDDWDISSLDDLSVPAPVGKPTAPLRKSLESDSATSVWGTSTGKGQKTGLNEAGTGSTLKSSLVSVSDWSDDDI from the exons ATGAAATCAACGATG CCATTTTACAATAACGTCTATTACCCATACCAGTCAGAGACCCAAGGGACCCACTCATCAGCTGGGATCCCCTCTCTCCTAAACTCCCCCCTGAGCCAGCCCTCCTCCAGTGGCCGGTGTCCTCCAGCACCACCAGCCATGTCTGCCTCCACATCCACCACCATCCCGCCCTTCAAATTCCGGCCGCGGCGCGAGAGCGTTGACTGGCGCCGGATCAGCGCGGTGGACGTGGACCTGGTGGCCAGCGAGCTGGACTTCCAGACCCTGCAGGAGCACATCACAGGGGTGACCTTCTGCAACGTGGAGGGGGAGCGTTGTGTCCGCTGCCAGAGCCCCGTGGACCCGGCGCTGCTCAAGCTCTTCCGCCTGGCCCAGCTGACAGTGGAGTACCTGCTGCACTCCCAGGAGTACTTGACCCTGAGCCTGGGGGCGGCCGAGGAGAGGCTGCAGACCCAGGCCCACGAGCACCAGCAGCTCCTGGCCCAGCAGCAGAAGCAGGCGGACCAGGCCAAGGTACTGAAGACGGAGCTGAAGCAGAGGAAGAAAATCATTGCCCTCAACCAGCAGGCTATGATCAACATGACCAATTGCCATAAG AATCATATGCAACGTCGCCATCCAGACGAGTACGACAGCC AGTTAAGGACAGGCAACCAGAGGAAAGTGAAGAGCATTGCAGATGAAGAGGAGATCAGTCGGCTGAAAGTGCAGCTGAGTTACACCACATCTGAGCTGGAGTCACAGAGGCAAGCCCTCTTGGCCAAAGCCTCTCAG GAAAGAGACCAGCAGTCCATGCACCAGGATTTGATGAGAAAGCTAGAGAGCTGGAAGGAAGAAGAACACAGGAagatggaggagatgagagacGGTTTCCGGAGGGAGATAGAGATGCTTCACAACAGGAACGCTCTTCTTCAACAA AAAGTGGATCTCAAGATGACCACTCCTGAGAGGAGGCCCAGTCCTGCTCCCCAGCAGACTGACCAAGACATGgatgaaaaaaacaaggttgtgGTCCAGAAGATGGATCAGAAACACAAGAAACTG GAAGAAAGGTTTACATCAAAAATTGAAAAAATGAAGGCTAACCATGAGAGCGAAAAGAATCAG TGGCGGGATCAGTTTAGCAGGTTGGAGTCGTCTGTGGCGGAGTGGCAGCAGCAGAGCCAGAGGCAGAAGGAGGAGAGTGACCAGCGGCTTCAGGAGCGGGACCTAATCATCGTCTCTCAGCGAGAGCAG ATAAAGCATATGTCCTCAAATCCACCTACTAAAGTAGTTGAAGTTCCAG TGATCATAACAGCCCCTGCACCAGAGCCTAAACCAAAGAGAGTAGTGAAGG AGCAGCCTCCCTCTGCTCCTAAACTGGATCCTATAGAGGAGCTGTCTGAGGAGGACAAAG ACTCGTCCAGCGTGTCTGAGAAGAAGCCAGTTGTTGTAATGAAGCAGCCGTCTTCTGTGACCAGTGTCCTGAGGAAGAACCCCAACATCAAGAGAGAGCTGCGCCCCGCCCTGGAGCAGGCACTCCTAGAGAAGCTTGAGTCCCTGGGAGTCAAACCG GGTCTGAGGGGACTCGGAGGCAGCGAGTACAGTGATCTCATGGCTAAGTTGTGCTCGGAGAGAGAGAGTACGGCGAAGGACATTCCGGACTACTGGCGTCACCGTGAGGATGTGGCTCACACACTGCGTCTGAGACTGAAGGACAAGAGGACGGGGAGTGACTCTGCCCCCGAGCAGCGGGTCAAACCAAAACAACCCACTCAAG TGACCCAGACCAGACAGCTGTCCAGCAGCCTTTCCTCCAAGGTGACCCAAGTGATGTCAGGACCACCAGCAGCGCCTGCCAAACAGCTGCAGACGACCCCCCAGCCTGCCCCCCGGACCCTTACCAGTACCCTGGCCAAGACCTCCACTCCCAA GACCCCTCCCTTCAGCTCAGACGATGAGTCATcatcagaggaggaggaggaagaggaggaggagccaCCTCAGAAACCCAGACAGGAGCAGAGAGTCCCTCATCACAGAGCCTCCCAGCCCAGACCAACACAACCCAAGACCACCCCCCATCACAAACTCACCCTGTCCAAACCGGTCCAGGCCAGATCGAGCCACCCAAAACAGATCCAGCCCATTACCACCCAGGCTCAGCCATATAAACCCCAGCAGCCCAGAAGCACTGCGGTCAACACGACCAAGACGGCAGTCACTGTGGTAGAGAGCGAAGGAGAGTGGACAGAGGGGAGTGAGTTGGAGGAGGTCGACCCACAACAGCTCCAGAACTACAAAGACCAGAATGGGAACGTACAGAAGACTACAAACA ATAACCTGGTCAAGGACTTGACTAAGAGCCTGGAGAAGCAGCTTGCAGACAGAGGACCAAAGAAGCCACTAGGGGGAGTGAGCGTCTTACCAGAGAGGAAAGACAAAGACGTCGTACGGGAACTCAAG TATACAAACGAAGACGATGAGGATGACTGGGATATCTCCTCGTTGGATGACCTATCGGTACCCGCCCCCGTGGGCAAGCCCACCGCCCCCTTGAGGAAGAGCCTGGAATCAGACAGCGCTACCAGTGTCTGGGGAACATCCACCGGGAAGGGGCAGAAAACAG GTTTGAATGAAGCAGGAACCGGCAGCACTCTGAAGAGCAGCCTGGTCTCCGTCAGCGACTGGAGTGACGATGATATATAG
- the LOC115196113 gene encoding zinc finger protein Dzip1 isoform X3 translates to MKSTMPFYNNVYYPYQSETQGTHSSAGIPSLLNSPLSQPSSSGRCPPAPPAMSASTSTTIPPFKFRPRRESVDWRRISAVDVDLVASELDFQTLQEHITGVTFCNVEGERCVRCQSPVDPALLKLFRLAQLTVEYLLHSQEYLTLSLGAAEERLQTQAHEHQQLLAQQQKQADQAKVLKTELKQRKKIIALNQQAMINMTNCHKCQHCDKAFMNSSFLQNHMQRRHPDEYDSQLRTGNQRKVKSIADEEEISRLKVQLSYTTSELESQRQALLAKASQERDQQSMHQDLMRKLESWKEEEHRKMEEMRDGFRREIEMLHNRNALLQQKVDLKMTTPERRPSPAPQQTDQDMDEKNKVVVQKMDQKHKKLEERFTSKIEKMKANHESEKNQWRDQFSRLESSVAEWQQQSQRQKEESDQRLQERDLIIVSQREQIKHMSSNPPTKVVEVPVIITAPAPEPKPKRVVKDSSSVSEKKPVVVMKQPSSVTSVLRKNPNIKRELRPALEQALLEKLESLGVKPGLRGLGGSEYSDLMAKLCSERESTAKDIPDYWRHREDVAHTLRLRLKDKRTGSDSAPEQRVKPKQPTQVTQTRQLSSSLSSKVTQVMSGPPAAPAKQLQTTPQPAPRTLTSTLAKTSTPKTPPFSSDDESSSEEEEEEEEEPPQKPRQEQRVPHHRASQPRPTQPKTTPHHKLTLSKPVQARSSHPKQIQPITTQAQPYKPQQPRSTAVNTTKTAVTVVESEGEWTEGSELEEVDPQQLQNYKDQNGNVQKTTNNNLVKDLTKSLEKQLADRGPKKPLGGVSVLPERKDKDVVRELKYTNEDDEDDWDISSLDDLSVPAPVGKPTAPLRKSLESDSATSVWGTSTGKGQKTGLNEAGTGSTLKSSLVSVSDWSDDDI, encoded by the exons ATGAAATCAACGATG CCATTTTACAATAACGTCTATTACCCATACCAGTCAGAGACCCAAGGGACCCACTCATCAGCTGGGATCCCCTCTCTCCTAAACTCCCCCCTGAGCCAGCCCTCCTCCAGTGGCCGGTGTCCTCCAGCACCACCAGCCATGTCTGCCTCCACATCCACCACCATCCCGCCCTTCAAATTCCGGCCGCGGCGCGAGAGCGTTGACTGGCGCCGGATCAGCGCGGTGGACGTGGACCTGGTGGCCAGCGAGCTGGACTTCCAGACCCTGCAGGAGCACATCACAGGGGTGACCTTCTGCAACGTGGAGGGGGAGCGTTGTGTCCGCTGCCAGAGCCCCGTGGACCCGGCGCTGCTCAAGCTCTTCCGCCTGGCCCAGCTGACAGTGGAGTACCTGCTGCACTCCCAGGAGTACTTGACCCTGAGCCTGGGGGCGGCCGAGGAGAGGCTGCAGACCCAGGCCCACGAGCACCAGCAGCTCCTGGCCCAGCAGCAGAAGCAGGCGGACCAGGCCAAGGTACTGAAGACGGAGCTGAAGCAGAGGAAGAAAATCATTGCCCTCAACCAGCAGGCTATGATCAACATGACCAATTGCCATAAG TGTCAACATTGTGATAAAGCCTTCATGAATTCCTCCTTTCTCCAGAATCATATGCAACGTCGCCATCCAGACGAGTACGACAGCC AGTTAAGGACAGGCAACCAGAGGAAAGTGAAGAGCATTGCAGATGAAGAGGAGATCAGTCGGCTGAAAGTGCAGCTGAGTTACACCACATCTGAGCTGGAGTCACAGAGGCAAGCCCTCTTGGCCAAAGCCTCTCAG GAAAGAGACCAGCAGTCCATGCACCAGGATTTGATGAGAAAGCTAGAGAGCTGGAAGGAAGAAGAACACAGGAagatggaggagatgagagacGGTTTCCGGAGGGAGATAGAGATGCTTCACAACAGGAACGCTCTTCTTCAACAA AAAGTGGATCTCAAGATGACCACTCCTGAGAGGAGGCCCAGTCCTGCTCCCCAGCAGACTGACCAAGACATGgatgaaaaaaacaaggttgtgGTCCAGAAGATGGATCAGAAACACAAGAAACTG GAAGAAAGGTTTACATCAAAAATTGAAAAAATGAAGGCTAACCATGAGAGCGAAAAGAATCAG TGGCGGGATCAGTTTAGCAGGTTGGAGTCGTCTGTGGCGGAGTGGCAGCAGCAGAGCCAGAGGCAGAAGGAGGAGAGTGACCAGCGGCTTCAGGAGCGGGACCTAATCATCGTCTCTCAGCGAGAGCAG ATAAAGCATATGTCCTCAAATCCACCTACTAAAGTAGTTGAAGTTCCAG TGATCATAACAGCCCCTGCACCAGAGCCTAAACCAAAGAGAGTAGTGAAGG ACTCGTCCAGCGTGTCTGAGAAGAAGCCAGTTGTTGTAATGAAGCAGCCGTCTTCTGTGACCAGTGTCCTGAGGAAGAACCCCAACATCAAGAGAGAGCTGCGCCCCGCCCTGGAGCAGGCACTCCTAGAGAAGCTTGAGTCCCTGGGAGTCAAACCG GGTCTGAGGGGACTCGGAGGCAGCGAGTACAGTGATCTCATGGCTAAGTTGTGCTCGGAGAGAGAGAGTACGGCGAAGGACATTCCGGACTACTGGCGTCACCGTGAGGATGTGGCTCACACACTGCGTCTGAGACTGAAGGACAAGAGGACGGGGAGTGACTCTGCCCCCGAGCAGCGGGTCAAACCAAAACAACCCACTCAAG TGACCCAGACCAGACAGCTGTCCAGCAGCCTTTCCTCCAAGGTGACCCAAGTGATGTCAGGACCACCAGCAGCGCCTGCCAAACAGCTGCAGACGACCCCCCAGCCTGCCCCCCGGACCCTTACCAGTACCCTGGCCAAGACCTCCACTCCCAA GACCCCTCCCTTCAGCTCAGACGATGAGTCATcatcagaggaggaggaggaagaggaggaggagccaCCTCAGAAACCCAGACAGGAGCAGAGAGTCCCTCATCACAGAGCCTCCCAGCCCAGACCAACACAACCCAAGACCACCCCCCATCACAAACTCACCCTGTCCAAACCGGTCCAGGCCAGATCGAGCCACCCAAAACAGATCCAGCCCATTACCACCCAGGCTCAGCCATATAAACCCCAGCAGCCCAGAAGCACTGCGGTCAACACGACCAAGACGGCAGTCACTGTGGTAGAGAGCGAAGGAGAGTGGACAGAGGGGAGTGAGTTGGAGGAGGTCGACCCACAACAGCTCCAGAACTACAAAGACCAGAATGGGAACGTACAGAAGACTACAAACA ATAACCTGGTCAAGGACTTGACTAAGAGCCTGGAGAAGCAGCTTGCAGACAGAGGACCAAAGAAGCCACTAGGGGGAGTGAGCGTCTTACCAGAGAGGAAAGACAAAGACGTCGTACGGGAACTCAAG TATACAAACGAAGACGATGAGGATGACTGGGATATCTCCTCGTTGGATGACCTATCGGTACCCGCCCCCGTGGGCAAGCCCACCGCCCCCTTGAGGAAGAGCCTGGAATCAGACAGCGCTACCAGTGTCTGGGGAACATCCACCGGGAAGGGGCAGAAAACAG GTTTGAATGAAGCAGGAACCGGCAGCACTCTGAAGAGCAGCCTGGTCTCCGTCAGCGACTGGAGTGACGATGATATATAG
- the LOC115196113 gene encoding zinc finger protein Dzip1 isoform X4 yields the protein MSASTSTTIPPFKFRPRRESVDWRRISAVDVDLVASELDFQTLQEHITGVTFCNVEGERCVRCQSPVDPALLKLFRLAQLTVEYLLHSQEYLTLSLGAAEERLQTQAHEHQQLLAQQQKQADQAKVLKTELKQRKKIIALNQQAMINMTNCHKCQHCDKAFMNSSFLQNHMQRRHPDEYDSQLRTGNQRKVKSIADEEEISRLKVQLSYTTSELESQRQALLAKASQERDQQSMHQDLMRKLESWKEEEHRKMEEMRDGFRREIEMLHNRNALLQQKVDLKMTTPERRPSPAPQQTDQDMDEKNKVVVQKMDQKHKKLEERFTSKIEKMKANHESEKNQWRDQFSRLESSVAEWQQQSQRQKEESDQRLQERDLIIVSQREQIKHMSSNPPTKVVEVPVIITAPAPEPKPKRVVKEQPPSAPKLDPIEELSEEDKDSSSVSEKKPVVVMKQPSSVTSVLRKNPNIKRELRPALEQALLEKLESLGVKPGLRGLGGSEYSDLMAKLCSERESTAKDIPDYWRHREDVAHTLRLRLKDKRTGSDSAPEQRVKPKQPTQVTQTRQLSSSLSSKVTQVMSGPPAAPAKQLQTTPQPAPRTLTSTLAKTSTPKTPPFSSDDESSSEEEEEEEEEPPQKPRQEQRVPHHRASQPRPTQPKTTPHHKLTLSKPVQARSSHPKQIQPITTQAQPYKPQQPRSTAVNTTKTAVTVVESEGEWTEGSELEEVDPQQLQNYKDQNGNVQKTTNNNLVKDLTKSLEKQLADRGPKKPLGGVSVLPERKDKDVVRELKYTNEDDEDDWDISSLDDLSVPAPVGKPTAPLRKSLESDSATSVWGTSTGKGQKTGLNEAGTGSTLKSSLVSVSDWSDDDI from the exons ATGTCTGCCTCCACATCCACCACCATCCCGCCCTTCAAATTCCGGCCGCGGCGCGAGAGCGTTGACTGGCGCCGGATCAGCGCGGTGGACGTGGACCTGGTGGCCAGCGAGCTGGACTTCCAGACCCTGCAGGAGCACATCACAGGGGTGACCTTCTGCAACGTGGAGGGGGAGCGTTGTGTCCGCTGCCAGAGCCCCGTGGACCCGGCGCTGCTCAAGCTCTTCCGCCTGGCCCAGCTGACAGTGGAGTACCTGCTGCACTCCCAGGAGTACTTGACCCTGAGCCTGGGGGCGGCCGAGGAGAGGCTGCAGACCCAGGCCCACGAGCACCAGCAGCTCCTGGCCCAGCAGCAGAAGCAGGCGGACCAGGCCAAGGTACTGAAGACGGAGCTGAAGCAGAGGAAGAAAATCATTGCCCTCAACCAGCAGGCTATGATCAACATGACCAATTGCCATAAG TGTCAACATTGTGATAAAGCCTTCATGAATTCCTCCTTTCTCCAGAATCATATGCAACGTCGCCATCCAGACGAGTACGACAGCC AGTTAAGGACAGGCAACCAGAGGAAAGTGAAGAGCATTGCAGATGAAGAGGAGATCAGTCGGCTGAAAGTGCAGCTGAGTTACACCACATCTGAGCTGGAGTCACAGAGGCAAGCCCTCTTGGCCAAAGCCTCTCAG GAAAGAGACCAGCAGTCCATGCACCAGGATTTGATGAGAAAGCTAGAGAGCTGGAAGGAAGAAGAACACAGGAagatggaggagatgagagacGGTTTCCGGAGGGAGATAGAGATGCTTCACAACAGGAACGCTCTTCTTCAACAA AAAGTGGATCTCAAGATGACCACTCCTGAGAGGAGGCCCAGTCCTGCTCCCCAGCAGACTGACCAAGACATGgatgaaaaaaacaaggttgtgGTCCAGAAGATGGATCAGAAACACAAGAAACTG GAAGAAAGGTTTACATCAAAAATTGAAAAAATGAAGGCTAACCATGAGAGCGAAAAGAATCAG TGGCGGGATCAGTTTAGCAGGTTGGAGTCGTCTGTGGCGGAGTGGCAGCAGCAGAGCCAGAGGCAGAAGGAGGAGAGTGACCAGCGGCTTCAGGAGCGGGACCTAATCATCGTCTCTCAGCGAGAGCAG ATAAAGCATATGTCCTCAAATCCACCTACTAAAGTAGTTGAAGTTCCAG TGATCATAACAGCCCCTGCACCAGAGCCTAAACCAAAGAGAGTAGTGAAGG AGCAGCCTCCCTCTGCTCCTAAACTGGATCCTATAGAGGAGCTGTCTGAGGAGGACAAAG ACTCGTCCAGCGTGTCTGAGAAGAAGCCAGTTGTTGTAATGAAGCAGCCGTCTTCTGTGACCAGTGTCCTGAGGAAGAACCCCAACATCAAGAGAGAGCTGCGCCCCGCCCTGGAGCAGGCACTCCTAGAGAAGCTTGAGTCCCTGGGAGTCAAACCG GGTCTGAGGGGACTCGGAGGCAGCGAGTACAGTGATCTCATGGCTAAGTTGTGCTCGGAGAGAGAGAGTACGGCGAAGGACATTCCGGACTACTGGCGTCACCGTGAGGATGTGGCTCACACACTGCGTCTGAGACTGAAGGACAAGAGGACGGGGAGTGACTCTGCCCCCGAGCAGCGGGTCAAACCAAAACAACCCACTCAAG TGACCCAGACCAGACAGCTGTCCAGCAGCCTTTCCTCCAAGGTGACCCAAGTGATGTCAGGACCACCAGCAGCGCCTGCCAAACAGCTGCAGACGACCCCCCAGCCTGCCCCCCGGACCCTTACCAGTACCCTGGCCAAGACCTCCACTCCCAA GACCCCTCCCTTCAGCTCAGACGATGAGTCATcatcagaggaggaggaggaagaggaggaggagccaCCTCAGAAACCCAGACAGGAGCAGAGAGTCCCTCATCACAGAGCCTCCCAGCCCAGACCAACACAACCCAAGACCACCCCCCATCACAAACTCACCCTGTCCAAACCGGTCCAGGCCAGATCGAGCCACCCAAAACAGATCCAGCCCATTACCACCCAGGCTCAGCCATATAAACCCCAGCAGCCCAGAAGCACTGCGGTCAACACGACCAAGACGGCAGTCACTGTGGTAGAGAGCGAAGGAGAGTGGACAGAGGGGAGTGAGTTGGAGGAGGTCGACCCACAACAGCTCCAGAACTACAAAGACCAGAATGGGAACGTACAGAAGACTACAAACA ATAACCTGGTCAAGGACTTGACTAAGAGCCTGGAGAAGCAGCTTGCAGACAGAGGACCAAAGAAGCCACTAGGGGGAGTGAGCGTCTTACCAGAGAGGAAAGACAAAGACGTCGTACGGGAACTCAAG TATACAAACGAAGACGATGAGGATGACTGGGATATCTCCTCGTTGGATGACCTATCGGTACCCGCCCCCGTGGGCAAGCCCACCGCCCCCTTGAGGAAGAGCCTGGAATCAGACAGCGCTACCAGTGTCTGGGGAACATCCACCGGGAAGGGGCAGAAAACAG GTTTGAATGAAGCAGGAACCGGCAGCACTCTGAAGAGCAGCCTGGTCTCCGTCAGCGACTGGAGTGACGATGATATATAG